The Rhodococcus sp. X156 genome window below encodes:
- the dnaN gene encoding DNA polymerase III subunit beta — MKFRVARDEFADAVAWVARSLPSRPPVPVLGGVLLSTGSVEGADGAEADGLTVSGFDYEVSAQVGVSAEVADGGRVLVSGRLLADITRSLPNRPVDVTVDGSRVNILCGSARFSLPTMPVEDYPQMPSMPAGTGSLPADVFAEAVAQVAVAAGRDDTLPMLTGVRVEIEGPRVVLAATDRFRLAVRTFEWKPDADEVSLAVLVPAKTLAESAKTLTSGSGEVQLALGTTGAGGEGLLGLAGAGRRTTTRLLDADFPKFRQLLPAEHAAVADVAVAPLVEAIKRVSLMAERGAQVRMEFSEEGLRLTAGGDDEGKAEEELPAEFTGEPLVIAFNPGYLLDGLSVLHSERVSMGFTTASRPAVLRPTDPDAPALEGPGPFPAPDSEYTYLLMPVRLPG, encoded by the coding sequence ATGAAGTTCCGGGTGGCGCGGGATGAGTTCGCCGACGCAGTGGCCTGGGTTGCGCGCAGCCTTCCCTCGCGTCCACCGGTACCTGTCCTGGGCGGCGTGCTGCTGTCCACCGGCAGCGTCGAGGGTGCTGACGGCGCGGAGGCCGACGGGCTGACCGTCTCCGGCTTCGACTACGAGGTGTCGGCACAGGTGGGGGTCTCCGCCGAGGTCGCCGACGGCGGTCGCGTGCTGGTCTCCGGTCGGCTCCTGGCCGACATCACCCGTTCGCTGCCCAACCGGCCCGTCGACGTGACCGTCGACGGGAGCCGGGTGAACATCCTCTGCGGCAGCGCCCGCTTCTCGCTGCCGACCATGCCGGTCGAGGACTACCCGCAGATGCCATCGATGCCGGCGGGCACCGGATCGCTGCCGGCCGACGTCTTCGCCGAGGCCGTGGCCCAGGTGGCGGTGGCCGCCGGGCGCGACGACACCCTGCCGATGCTCACCGGCGTGCGGGTGGAGATCGAGGGGCCCCGCGTGGTCCTCGCCGCCACCGACCGCTTCCGGCTGGCCGTGCGCACCTTCGAGTGGAAGCCCGACGCCGACGAGGTGTCCCTGGCGGTGCTGGTGCCGGCGAAGACCCTGGCCGAGTCGGCGAAGACGCTGACCAGCGGTTCCGGCGAGGTGCAGCTGGCCCTGGGCACCACCGGCGCTGGCGGCGAGGGCCTGCTCGGCCTGGCCGGTGCCGGCCGGCGCACCACCACCCGGCTGCTCGACGCCGACTTCCCCAAGTTCCGCCAGCTCCTGCCCGCCGAGCACGCGGCAGTGGCCGACGTGGCCGTCGCCCCGCTGGTCGAGGCGATCAAGCGGGTCTCCCTGATGGCCGAGCGCGGCGCGCAGGTGCGGATGGAGTTCAGCGAGGAAGGCCTGCGCCTGACCGCCGGCGGGGACGACGAGGGCAAGGCCGAGGAGGAGCTGCCGGCCGAGTTCACCGGCGAGCCCCTGGTCATCGCGTTCAACCCCGGGTACCTGCTCGACGGCCTCTCGGTGCTGCACAGCGAGCGGGTGTCCATGGGATTCACCACCGCGAGCCGGCCCGCCGTGCTGCGGCCCACCGACCCGGACGCCCCCGCGCTCGAGGGCCCGGGCCCGTTCCCGGCGCCGGACAGCGAGTACACCTACCTGCTGATGCCGGTGCGGCTGCCGGGCTGA
- the gnd gene encoding phosphogluconate dehydrogenase (NAD(+)-dependent, decarboxylating), with translation MTRHPGHHRGQEGADMEIGLIGLGKMGFNMRERLRGAGIGVVGYDPRPEVSDVPTLAALAEALPAPRVVWVMVPSGAITRDTITALGQVLSPGDLVIDGGNSQYTDDQPHAAELGQLGIGYLDCGVSGGIWGLENGYGLMVGGDVAHVEMAMPVFDALRPTGPRENGFSHAGPVGAGHYAKMVHNGIEYGLMQAYAEGYELLKASQLVENVPAVLQGWSEGTVVRSWLLDLLVRALQEDPGLDAISGWTADSGEGRWTVLEAIDHAVPLPVISAALFARFASRQEESPAMKAVSALRNQFGGHASRSSSSTGPDAPGTPGSAD, from the coding sequence CTGACCCGGCACCCTGGACACCACCGCGGGCAGGAAGGCGCAGACATGGAGATCGGACTCATCGGGCTCGGCAAGATGGGCTTCAACATGCGCGAGCGGCTGCGGGGTGCGGGCATCGGCGTGGTGGGCTACGACCCGCGGCCGGAGGTCAGCGACGTCCCCACCCTGGCCGCGCTGGCCGAGGCGTTGCCCGCCCCCCGGGTGGTGTGGGTGATGGTGCCCTCCGGCGCCATCACCCGGGACACCATCACCGCCCTGGGGCAGGTGCTCTCCCCGGGTGACCTGGTGATCGACGGGGGCAACTCCCAGTACACCGACGACCAGCCGCACGCCGCCGAGCTGGGCCAGCTGGGCATCGGCTACCTCGACTGCGGGGTGTCCGGTGGAATCTGGGGGCTGGAGAACGGCTACGGACTGATGGTGGGGGGCGACGTCGCGCACGTGGAGATGGCCATGCCGGTCTTCGACGCGCTGCGCCCGACCGGCCCGCGGGAGAACGGGTTCTCCCACGCCGGGCCGGTGGGTGCCGGGCACTACGCCAAGATGGTGCACAACGGCATCGAGTACGGATTGATGCAGGCCTACGCGGAGGGCTACGAGCTGCTCAAGGCCTCCCAGCTGGTGGAGAACGTCCCGGCAGTGCTGCAGGGCTGGTCGGAGGGGACGGTCGTGCGCTCCTGGCTGCTGGACCTGCTGGTCAGGGCGCTGCAGGAGGATCCCGGCCTGGACGCGATCTCTGGCTGGACCGCTGACTCCGGCGAGGGCCGCTGGACGGTGCTGGAGGCGATCGACCACGCCGTCCCGCTGCCGGTGATCTCGGCCGCGCTCTTCGCCCGCTTCGCCTCCCGGCAGGAGGAGTCCCCTGCGATGAAGGCGGTGTCCGCGCTGCGCAACCAGTTCGGCGGGCACGCCAGCCGCAGCTCCAGCTCCACCGGCCCCGACGCCCCCGGCACGCCGGGCAGCGCGGACTGA
- the recF gene encoding DNA replication/repair protein RecF yields the protein MYVRHLGVTDFRSWSSAELTLTPGVTVLLGANGNGKTNLVEALGYLATLSSHRVSSDGPLVRAGADRAIARAAVVNQQRELLVEVEITPGKANRARINRSPVRRAREVLGILRTVLFAPEDLALVRGDPGERRRFLDELMVSRAPRLAGVRADYDRVLRQRSALLKTAGAALRRSGSAGDAAATLDVWDGHLAELGSQLLAGRLDLLTELAPHVSDSYAALAPESRPARLHYRSSLGDAFPSPTAGPGYGEPGAERADAELLEACLLSELARVRRSEIERGVCLVGPHRDDVDLQLGAQPAKGYASHGESWSYALALRLGSFSLQRTDGTDPVLVLDDVFAELDRRRRAALAHVAAGAEQVLITAAVGADVPAELAGTRYRVDADAGRDGATRTSTIEVEEAAHGST from the coding sequence GTGTACGTCCGTCACCTCGGAGTCACCGACTTCCGCTCCTGGAGCAGCGCGGAGCTGACTCTCACCCCAGGCGTCACCGTGCTGCTCGGCGCCAACGGCAACGGCAAGACCAACCTGGTGGAGGCGCTGGGCTACCTGGCCACCTTGTCCTCGCACCGGGTCTCCTCCGACGGGCCCCTGGTCCGCGCCGGCGCCGACCGGGCGATCGCCCGCGCCGCGGTGGTCAACCAGCAGCGTGAGCTGCTGGTCGAGGTGGAGATCACGCCCGGCAAGGCCAACCGCGCTCGGATCAACCGCTCTCCGGTCCGCCGCGCGCGCGAGGTGCTGGGCATCCTGCGCACCGTGCTGTTCGCCCCGGAGGACCTGGCCCTGGTGCGGGGTGACCCGGGTGAGCGCCGCCGCTTCCTGGACGAGCTGATGGTGAGCCGAGCGCCCCGCCTGGCCGGGGTGCGGGCCGACTACGACCGCGTGCTGCGCCAGCGGTCGGCCCTGCTCAAGACCGCCGGGGCGGCGCTGCGCCGCAGCGGTTCCGCCGGTGACGCCGCCGCTACCCTGGACGTGTGGGACGGCCACCTCGCCGAGCTCGGGTCACAGCTGCTCGCCGGCCGGCTGGACCTGCTGACCGAGCTCGCCCCGCACGTCAGCGACTCCTACGCCGCGCTGGCCCCGGAGTCGCGGCCGGCGCGGCTGCACTACCGCAGCAGCCTGGGCGACGCCTTCCCCAGCCCGACGGCCGGGCCGGGCTACGGCGAGCCGGGCGCGGAGCGGGCGGACGCGGAGCTGCTCGAGGCGTGCCTGCTCAGCGAGCTGGCGCGAGTGCGCCGGTCAGAGATCGAGCGCGGGGTGTGCCTGGTGGGCCCGCACCGCGACGACGTGGACCTGCAGCTGGGCGCGCAACCGGCGAAGGGCTACGCCAGCCACGGCGAGTCGTGGTCCTACGCGCTGGCGCTACGGCTGGGCAGCTTCTCCCTGCAGCGAACCGACGGCACCGACCCCGTGCTGGTGCTCGACGACGTGTTCGCCGAGCTGGACCGCCGCCGCCGCGCCGCGCTGGCGCACGTGGCCGCCGGCGCCGAGCAGGTGCTGATCACCGCGGCGGTGGGTGCGGACGTCCCCGCCGAGCTGGCAGGCACTCGCTACCGGGTGGATGCTGACGCCGGACGCGACGGCGCCACCCGCACCAGCACCATCGAGGTGGAGGAGGCAGCGCATGGGTCGACCTGA
- a CDS encoding DciA family protein: MDNTGDNLSTTSPGAAAGEPEQPAAPVEEGRGVDLARRALEEARAQAKERGVGIHARRVPVRRGGIKSGSARRRRWSGPGSDDRDPQLLGHLTNKLVQARGWSEEVSAGSVLGRWDNLVGPDIASHAKPVSLQNGELTVQAESTAWATQLRTMQRQLLATIAAAVGDGVVTRITFHGPSAPSWRRGERHVRGRGPRDTYG; this comes from the coding sequence GTGGACAACACTGGGGACAACCTGTCGACAACTTCTCCCGGAGCCGCTGCGGGAGAGCCGGAGCAGCCGGCCGCGCCGGTGGAGGAGGGGCGCGGCGTGGACCTCGCGCGCCGCGCGCTGGAGGAGGCGCGGGCGCAGGCCAAGGAGCGCGGCGTGGGCATCCACGCCCGGCGCGTGCCGGTGCGTCGCGGCGGCATCAAGTCCGGATCCGCACGGCGTCGTCGCTGGTCAGGGCCGGGATCGGACGACCGCGACCCCCAGCTGCTGGGCCACCTCACCAACAAGCTGGTGCAGGCGCGGGGCTGGTCGGAGGAGGTCTCGGCCGGCTCGGTGCTCGGCCGGTGGGACAACCTGGTCGGGCCGGACATCGCCTCGCACGCCAAGCCGGTGTCGCTGCAGAACGGTGAGCTGACGGTCCAGGCGGAATCCACAGCCTGGGCCACCCAGCTGCGCACCATGCAGCGCCAGCTGCTGGCCACCATCGCCGCTGCGGTCGGTGACGGCGTGGTCACCCGGATCACCTTCCACGGCCCGAGCGCCCCCAGCTGGCGGCGCGGAGAGCGGCACGTGCGCGGCCGGGGCCCCAGAGACACCTACGGCTGA
- the gyrB gene encoding DNA topoisomerase (ATP-hydrolyzing) subunit B: MADKNASYGASSITVLEGLEAVRKRPGMYIGSTGERGLHHLIWEVVDNSVDEAMAGYATRVDVTLLADGGVRVTDDGRGIPVDMHPVEKRPTIEVVLTVLHAGGKFDSDSYAVSGGLHGVGVSVVNALSRRLEVDIHREGKNFTQEYLYAKPGELVEVGASDRTGTTVTFWADPEVFEETTTYSFETVARRLQEMAFLNKGLTITLTDERVTQNEAEVDAAPESAALDTTAPKPAAVVKRTYHYPGGLEDYVAHLNKSKQPIHTSIVGFTASGTGHEVEVAMQWNSGYSESVHTFANTINTIEGGTHEEGFRSALTSVVNRYAKEKKLLKEKDPNLTGDDIREGLAAIISVRVGEPQFEGQTKTKLGNTEVRSFVQKTCNEHLNSWFEEHPSDAKIIINKAISSSHARMAARKARELVRRKSATDIGGLPGKLSDCRSNDPSLSEIYVVEGDSAGGSAKSGRDSMFQAILPLRGKIINVEKARIDRVLKNTEVQAIITALGTGIHDEFDLSKLRYHKIILMADADVDGQHISTLLLTLLFRFMRPLVEHGHVYLAAPPLYKIKWSKGKPDFVYSDRERDALLKAGVETGRKINKDDGVQRYKGLGEMNAKELWETTMDPDHRILRQVTLDDAATADELFSVLMGEDVEARRSFITRNAKDVRFLDV, translated from the coding sequence GTGGCTGACAAGAATGCTTCCTACGGTGCGTCGTCCATCACCGTCCTCGAGGGTCTGGAGGCCGTCCGCAAGCGCCCGGGCATGTACATCGGCTCGACGGGCGAGCGCGGGCTCCACCACCTCATCTGGGAGGTTGTGGACAACTCCGTGGACGAGGCGATGGCCGGCTACGCCACCCGGGTGGACGTGACCCTGCTCGCCGACGGCGGCGTGCGCGTCACCGACGACGGACGCGGCATCCCGGTGGACATGCACCCGGTGGAGAAGCGGCCCACCATCGAGGTCGTGCTCACCGTGCTGCACGCCGGTGGAAAGTTCGACTCTGACTCCTACGCGGTCTCCGGTGGTCTGCACGGCGTGGGCGTCAGCGTGGTGAACGCGCTGTCGCGGCGCCTCGAGGTGGACATCCACCGCGAGGGCAAGAACTTCACCCAGGAGTACCTGTACGCCAAGCCCGGTGAGCTGGTCGAGGTGGGCGCCTCCGACCGCACCGGCACCACCGTCACCTTCTGGGCCGACCCGGAGGTCTTCGAGGAGACCACCACCTACAGCTTCGAGACGGTCGCGCGCCGCCTGCAGGAGATGGCGTTCCTGAACAAGGGACTCACCATCACCCTCACCGACGAGCGCGTCACCCAGAACGAGGCCGAGGTGGACGCCGCGCCGGAGAGCGCCGCGCTGGACACCACCGCGCCCAAGCCGGCGGCCGTGGTCAAGCGCACCTACCACTACCCCGGTGGGCTCGAGGACTACGTCGCGCACCTGAACAAGTCCAAGCAGCCCATCCACACCTCGATCGTCGGGTTCACCGCCAGCGGCACCGGCCACGAGGTCGAGGTGGCCATGCAGTGGAACTCCGGCTACTCCGAGTCGGTGCACACCTTCGCCAACACCATCAACACCATCGAGGGTGGCACGCACGAGGAGGGCTTCCGCTCCGCGCTGACCTCGGTGGTCAACCGCTACGCCAAGGAGAAGAAGCTCCTCAAGGAGAAGGACCCCAACCTCACCGGGGACGACATCCGCGAGGGCCTGGCGGCGATCATCAGCGTCCGGGTGGGCGAGCCGCAGTTCGAGGGTCAGACCAAGACCAAGCTGGGCAACACCGAGGTGCGCTCGTTCGTGCAGAAGACCTGCAACGAGCACCTGAACAGCTGGTTCGAGGAGCACCCCTCCGACGCCAAGATCATCATCAACAAGGCGATCTCCTCCTCGCACGCCCGGATGGCGGCCCGCAAGGCCCGCGAGCTGGTGCGCCGCAAGAGCGCCACCGACATCGGCGGGCTGCCCGGCAAGCTCAGCGACTGCCGCTCCAACGACCCGAGCCTGTCCGAGATCTACGTGGTGGAGGGTGACTCCGCCGGTGGCTCGGCCAAGTCCGGCCGCGACTCGATGTTCCAGGCGATCCTCCCGCTGCGCGGCAAGATCATCAACGTGGAGAAGGCCCGCATCGACCGGGTGCTGAAGAACACCGAGGTCCAGGCCATCATCACCGCCCTGGGCACCGGCATCCACGACGAGTTCGACCTGTCCAAGCTGCGCTACCACAAGATCATCCTGATGGCCGACGCCGACGTGGACGGCCAGCACATCTCCACGCTGCTGCTCACCCTGCTGTTCCGCTTCATGCGTCCGCTGGTGGAGCACGGCCACGTCTACCTGGCCGCCCCGCCGCTCTACAAGATCAAGTGGAGCAAGGGCAAGCCCGACTTCGTCTACTCCGACCGCGAGCGCGACGCGCTGCTCAAGGCGGGCGTGGAGACCGGTCGCAAGATCAACAAGGACGACGGCGTGCAGCGCTACAAGGGCCTCGGCGAGATGAACGCCAAGGAGCTGTGGGAGACCACCATGGACCCCGACCACCGCATCCTGCGCCAGGTGACCCTGGACGACGCCGCCACCGCGGACGAGCTGTTCAGCGTGCTCATGGGCGAGGACGTGGAGGCGCGGCGCAGCTTCATCACGCGCAACGCCAAGGACGTCCGGTTCCTGGATGTCTGA
- the gyrA gene encoding DNA gyrase subunit A — protein sequence MTDTPLPPEDGPVGIEGVIRDRVEPVDLQQEMQRSYIDYAMSVIVGRALPEVRDGLKPVHRRVLYAMYDSGFRPDRGYVKSSRVVGEVMGNYHPHGDSSIYDTMVRLAQPWSMRYPLIDGQGNFGSAGNDPAAAMRYTESRLTPLAMEMLRDIDEDTVEFSPNYDGRTSEPDVLPSRFPNLLVNGSGGIAVGMATNIPPHNLREVADAVIWALENYEADEETTLAACMERVKGPDFPTSGLIVGSDGINEAYTTGRGSVRMRGVVEVEEDARGRTTIVATELPYQVNPDNLVTSIAEQLRDGKIAGISDIHDESSDRVGMRIVLTLKRDAVAKVVLANLYKHTQLQTSFGCNMLSIVDGVPRTLRLDQMIRLYVTHQLDVIVRRTRYRLRKAEERAHILRGLVKALDALDEVIALIRASASADVARTGLMELLDVDELQAQAILDMQLRRLAALERQRIIDELAEIERTIADLQDILDRPERQRQIVRDELMEIVDKYGDDRRTRIVPADGDVSMEDLIAREDVVVTITETGYAKRTKTDLYRAQKRGGKGVQGAGLRQDDIVSKFFVCSTHDWILFFTTKGRVYRAKAYELPEANRTARGQHVANLLAFQPDEKIAQVIQIKDYQVMPYLVLATKGGLVKKTRLSDFDSNRSGGVVAINLREGDELVGATLCSAEDDLLLVSALGQSIRFSATDDALRPMGRATSGVLGMRFNGDDELLSLNVVREGTYLLVATAGGYAKRTPMDDYPVQGRGGKGVLTIQYDRRRGTLVGALIVDIDDELYAITSGGGVIRTTAKEVRKAGRQTKGVRLMNLGEGVELIAIARNADEAGQPGDDQPNTVKEHS from the coding sequence ATGACCGACACGCCGCTGCCCCCCGAGGACGGCCCGGTCGGCATCGAGGGTGTCATCCGCGACCGGGTCGAGCCGGTCGACCTCCAGCAGGAGATGCAGCGCAGCTACATCGACTACGCCATGAGCGTGATCGTCGGCCGCGCCCTGCCGGAAGTTCGTGACGGACTCAAGCCGGTGCACCGCCGCGTGCTCTACGCGATGTACGACTCCGGCTTCCGTCCCGACCGTGGCTACGTGAAGTCCTCCCGCGTCGTCGGCGAGGTGATGGGCAACTACCACCCGCACGGTGACTCCTCGATCTACGACACCATGGTCCGTCTCGCCCAGCCCTGGTCGATGCGCTACCCGCTGATCGACGGCCAGGGCAACTTCGGCTCCGCCGGCAACGACCCCGCGGCGGCCATGCGGTACACCGAGTCGCGGCTGACCCCGCTGGCCATGGAGATGCTGCGCGACATCGACGAGGACACCGTCGAGTTCTCGCCCAACTACGACGGCCGCACCAGCGAGCCCGACGTGCTGCCCAGCCGGTTCCCGAACCTGCTGGTCAACGGCTCCGGCGGCATCGCGGTCGGCATGGCCACCAACATCCCGCCGCACAACCTGCGGGAGGTCGCCGACGCGGTGATCTGGGCGCTGGAGAACTACGAGGCCGACGAGGAGACCACCCTGGCGGCCTGCATGGAGCGGGTGAAGGGCCCCGACTTCCCCACCTCCGGACTGATCGTGGGCTCCGACGGCATCAACGAGGCCTACACCACCGGTCGCGGTTCCGTCCGGATGCGCGGTGTGGTCGAGGTGGAGGAGGACGCCCGCGGGCGCACCACCATCGTGGCCACCGAGCTGCCGTACCAGGTGAACCCCGACAACCTGGTCACCAGCATCGCCGAGCAGCTGCGGGACGGGAAGATCGCCGGGATCTCCGACATCCACGACGAGTCCTCCGACCGGGTGGGCATGCGCATCGTGCTCACCCTCAAGCGGGACGCCGTGGCCAAGGTGGTGCTGGCCAACCTCTACAAGCACACCCAGCTGCAGACCAGCTTCGGCTGCAACATGCTGTCCATCGTCGACGGGGTGCCGCGCACCCTGCGGCTGGACCAGATGATCCGGCTGTACGTCACCCACCAGCTCGACGTCATCGTGCGGCGCACCCGCTACCGGTTGCGCAAGGCCGAGGAGCGCGCCCACATCCTGCGCGGACTGGTCAAGGCGCTGGACGCCCTGGACGAGGTGATCGCCCTCATCCGGGCCTCCGCCTCCGCCGACGTCGCCCGCACCGGGCTGATGGAGCTGCTCGACGTCGACGAGCTGCAGGCCCAGGCCATCCTGGACATGCAGCTGCGCCGGCTGGCCGCCCTGGAGCGCCAGCGCATCATCGACGAGCTGGCCGAGATCGAGCGCACCATCGCCGACCTGCAGGACATCCTGGACCGGCCCGAGCGCCAGCGGCAGATCGTCCGTGACGAGCTCATGGAGATCGTGGACAAGTACGGCGACGACCGCCGCACGCGGATCGTGCCCGCCGACGGTGACGTGTCCATGGAGGACCTCATCGCCCGCGAGGACGTGGTGGTCACCATCACCGAGACCGGCTACGCCAAGCGCACCAAGACCGACCTGTACCGCGCCCAGAAGCGCGGCGGCAAGGGGGTGCAGGGCGCCGGGCTGCGCCAGGACGACATCGTGAGCAAGTTCTTCGTCTGCTCCACCCACGACTGGATCTTGTTCTTCACCACCAAGGGCCGGGTGTACCGCGCGAAGGCCTACGAGCTGCCCGAGGCCAACCGCACCGCGCGCGGACAGCACGTGGCCAACCTGCTGGCGTTCCAGCCGGACGAGAAGATCGCCCAGGTCATCCAGATCAAGGACTACCAGGTGATGCCGTACCTGGTGCTGGCCACCAAGGGCGGCCTGGTCAAGAAGACCCGGCTCAGCGACTTCGACTCCAACCGCTCCGGCGGCGTGGTGGCGATCAACCTGCGCGAGGGCGACGAGCTGGTGGGGGCCACGCTGTGCTCCGCCGAGGACGACCTGCTGCTGGTCTCCGCGCTCGGCCAGTCGATCCGCTTCTCCGCCACCGACGACGCGCTGCGACCGATGGGTCGGGCCACCTCCGGCGTGCTGGGCATGCGCTTCAACGGTGACGACGAGCTGCTGTCGCTGAACGTGGTCCGGGAGGGCACCTACCTGCTGGTGGCCACCGCCGGCGGCTACGCCAAGCGCACCCCGATGGACGACTACCCGGTGCAGGGTCGCGGCGGCAAGGGCGTGCTGACCATTCAGTACGACCGTCGCCGTGGCACTCTGGTCGGCGCACTCATCGTGGACATTGACGACGAGCTGTACGCCATCACCTCTGGCGGCGGGGTCATCCGGACCACCGCCAAGGAGGTGCGCAAGGCAGGTCGCCAGACCAAGGGCGTGCGGCTGATGAACCTCGGCGAGGGTGTCGAGCTGATCGCGATCGCCCGCAACGCGGACGAGGCGGGCCAGCCCGGCGACGACCAGCCCAACACCGTTAAGGAGCACTCATGA
- a CDS encoding DUF3566 domain-containing protein encodes MSTPPRPGGSDQGAPRPEQRGGERPAARGGNGSSGGAGEPRRSEPAPWQRGGTGRGGAPGLDAPTTQMRRPDLSQEMPDLSSVPRTSGGRPPAGNPAPARRGEARTGNGQGGTARPATDPRARDRRPAEGERRAEGERRATATVQRGRKGPRRASLQVKHFDPWSVLKLSLVLSFALFLVWMVAVGVLYLVLDGMGVWDRLNTTFTDFVSVNDPNAESSPLIGPGRVFGVAAIVGAINIVLLTALATISSFIYNLTSDLVGGVEVTLTERD; translated from the coding sequence ATGAGCACTCCTCCCCGCCCCGGCGGGTCTGATCAGGGTGCCCCGCGGCCGGAGCAGCGCGGCGGTGAGCGTCCCGCCGCCCGGGGCGGCAACGGCTCCTCCGGTGGCGCCGGCGAGCCTCGGCGCTCCGAGCCGGCACCCTGGCAGCGCGGTGGCACCGGCCGGGGCGGCGCGCCGGGGCTGGACGCCCCCACCACGCAGATGAGGCGCCCGGACCTGTCCCAGGAGATGCCGGACCTCTCCTCGGTGCCCCGCACCAGCGGGGGCCGTCCACCGGCGGGCAACCCGGCGCCTGCCCGGCGCGGGGAGGCCCGAACGGGCAACGGCCAGGGTGGCACCGCCCGCCCGGCCACCGACCCGCGGGCACGCGACCGGCGGCCGGCCGAGGGCGAGCGGCGGGCCGAGGGCGAGCGGCGGGCCACGGCCACCGTGCAGCGCGGCCGCAAGGGTCCGCGCCGCGCGAGCCTGCAGGTCAAGCACTTCGACCCGTGGTCGGTGCTGAAGCTGTCGCTGGTGCTGTCCTTCGCGCTGTTCCTGGTGTGGATGGTGGCGGTGGGCGTGCTGTACCTGGTGCTGGACGGCATGGGCGTCTGGGACCGGCTGAACACCACCTTCACCGACTTCGTCTCGGTCAACGACCCCAACGCCGAGAGCTCACCGCTCATCGGGCCGGGCCGGGTGTTCGGCGTGGCCGCCATCGTCGGTGCGATCAACATCGTGCTGCTGACCGCACTGGCCACCATCAGCTCGTTCATCTACAACCTCACGTCCGACCTGGTCGGCGGCGTGGAGGTCACTCTCACCGAGCGCGACTGA
- a CDS encoding peptidylprolyl isomerase, with translation MTSSENKTAAPATATATLHTNRGDIRIALFGNHAPKTVANFVGLADGSKDYSEKNAQGGTSGPFYDGSVFHRIIDNFMIQGGDPTGTGRGGPGYRFEDEFHPELQFDRKYLLAMANAGPGTNGSQFFITTALTPHLNRKHTIFGEVVDEESRKVVDAIGTTAVDRSDRPVEPVVIERVTVEQV, from the coding sequence GTGACTTCCTCAGAGAACAAGACCGCTGCCCCCGCCACCGCCACGGCGACGCTGCACACCAACCGCGGCGACATCCGCATCGCGCTGTTCGGCAACCACGCGCCCAAGACGGTCGCGAACTTCGTCGGGCTGGCCGACGGCAGCAAGGACTACTCGGAGAAGAACGCCCAGGGCGGGACCTCCGGGCCGTTCTACGACGGGTCGGTCTTCCACCGCATCATCGACAACTTCATGATCCAGGGCGGCGACCCCACGGGCACCGGCCGCGGCGGCCCGGGCTACCGCTTCGAGGACGAGTTCCACCCGGAGCTGCAGTTCGACCGCAAGTACCTGCTGGCCATGGCCAACGCCGGCCCGGGCACCAACGGCTCGCAGTTCTTCATCACCACGGCCCTGACCCCGCACCTCAACCGCAAGCACACCATCTTCGGCGAGGTCGTGGACGAGGAGTCCCGCAAGGTCGTCGACGCCATCGGCACCACCGCCGTGGACCGCAGCGACCGTCCGGTCGAGCCCGTGGTCATCGAGCGCGTCACCGTCGAGCAGGTCTGA
- a CDS encoding rhomboid family intramembrane serine protease, with protein MSNPAWGPPGTGAFGAPGAGDGPQACFRHPDRPTGLRCSRCGRSACPECLREAPVGFHCVDCLAQGQRDQRQAATVAGAPLAASAPVLTYGLIGVNVLFFLVTVLDAGGQVLDNNRSTIFRDLALWPYGVALGDWWRLLSSGFLHFGPLHLLVNMFALYVLGRDLEVQLGRWRFAAVYLVSLLGGSAAVMLFADPRSLTAGASGAIFGLMGGLVVVLLRLRRSVSAALGIIAINVVIGLSVPGISMAGHLGGLVVGAAATAALVYAPRGRAVPVQVSALAVLSVVALAVIVARVLALRSQAGL; from the coding sequence ATGAGCAACCCCGCCTGGGGTCCACCCGGTACCGGCGCCTTCGGGGCCCCTGGTGCCGGGGACGGTCCCCAGGCCTGCTTCCGCCACCCCGACCGGCCCACCGGACTGCGCTGCAGCCGGTGCGGCCGGTCGGCGTGCCCGGAGTGCCTGCGCGAGGCACCGGTGGGCTTCCACTGCGTGGACTGCCTCGCCCAGGGGCAGCGGGACCAGCGCCAGGCGGCGACCGTGGCCGGAGCCCCACTGGCTGCCAGCGCGCCGGTGCTCACCTACGGGCTCATCGGCGTCAACGTGCTCTTCTTCCTGGTCACCGTGCTCGACGCCGGCGGCCAGGTGCTGGACAACAACCGCTCCACGATCTTTCGTGACTTGGCCCTGTGGCCCTACGGGGTGGCCCTCGGCGACTGGTGGCGGCTGCTGAGCAGCGGCTTCCTGCACTTCGGCCCGCTGCACCTGCTGGTCAACATGTTCGCCCTCTACGTCCTGGGCCGGGACCTGGAGGTGCAGCTGGGCCGGTGGCGCTTCGCCGCGGTGTACCTGGTGTCGCTGCTCGGAGGCTCCGCCGCGGTGATGCTCTTCGCCGACCCGCGCAGCCTCACCGCGGGGGCCTCCGGCGCCATCTTCGGCCTGATGGGTGGGCTGGTGGTGGTGCTGCTGCGCCTGCGCCGCAGCGTGTCCGCCGCCCTCGGCATCATCGCCATCAACGTGGTGATCGGGCTGAGCGTGCCGGGCATCTCCATGGCCGGACACCTGGGCGGGCTCGTGGTGGGCGCCGCCGCCACCGCGGCCCTGGTCTACGCCCCGCGGGGTCGCGCCGTGCCGGTGCAGGTGTCGGCGCTGGCCGTGCTCAGCGTGGTCGCCCTCGCGGTGATCGTGGCACGCGTGCTGGCGCTGCGATCCCAGGCGGGGCTGTAG